The genomic segment atggtgtgtgtgtttgtgtaagtgtgagagtgagacgtgagagtgagaatgaGCCACTCGCTTCGTAGCTGATCTGTCTGTGGCCTGCCTTCTGTTATAACGTCGACCCGCTCGCTTTTTCAGATGTACCAGTACTCGGTATAGTCATTATATGATGCATAATGGTCCGAAATgggggagaaagaaaaacttCTGCTAAGGGTCTCACTGATTGCATTCTATGAGGCGAGCCAACAGGCTCAAGGTCTGGCCCAAGCAACGTTGCCTGCTCGGCGCTTGCTCGGCGCTTGCTTGGCCCTTGGCGCTCGGCATCTCGGCTCAGGTTAAGCCGGCGACTATTGTGCCGACTAATAGCAAATGGTCAGAACCCTTAATCAACCTCGTGAACTTCCTTTACCCGTTGCATATGCACGTGAGATGAGGgcccaacaacaacgacatgACGGCAAAAACCGAAAATGGTACCGTCTACCGACGGCACAGCAAAGTATTGAACGATTCACCGTGGTTCAACAAGAATCTGGACCTTCCTTTCTTAATTGCGATGGGGAAACTCACTCACCTGATGCATCAAGACATTTAACACATTCAGAATCCGGCGCTTGGCTGGCGAACAACCTGCCCGATGAGGCGCGAAGTGAAGCGAAGCCAAGCGAGGGCGGGGAACCAACCTGTTGTCGTCGAAATGGAATCACCTTGAAAGCGAATGCCTTGGCTAGCAGGCGGAGCAAAGCAGCATAGTTCCGGCTTGGTTCGGACAGGAAGACAGGAAGACCGGAAGAACAACGCTAGGTCAGAGTCAAATGATGGATAAATAAGTAGTAAGCAGTCACAGCAAGCCACAAAGTTGTCCATCCCAAAAACAAAGCAGCTTTTCTACCATGCGTAGCTAGTTGCGTACAATCTTTTATTCTTTTGTTGCAGTCTCTCATTCTAGTCTCTCATTCAAGTCTATCACTCCAGTCTCTCATTTTGTTCCCTCTCTAGGGAGCTGTTCCGTTTAACATCGAACCCCCCGTCAGCACCATAGCAAACCATGGTTCGGGCCGGCCAACGCTATTTTCTGCCCCTTGTGGGCTCTCTCTTCTATCGTGGCGGCATATCACAGCAGGACCTCTGCCCGACCACTTGCGTTGTGTCCGGACCCGACCCGGCCAACTGGACCACCGTGGGCGAGTTCGGCCAGCTGCAGGCCTGCAAGAAGCCCCTAGTGCTCGACTTCTCCGTTACGATCCCCGTCACGGAGAAGCAGCCTATCCGGGCCTGCAACGTCTTCGCCAATGACTTCTACGCTGGCCCGGTGGAGCCTCCGGCCTCGGGCGGGACCGAGGACATTGCCCCCATAATGGCTTGGACCCCGGCCGGGTCGgagaccgagaccggcgGCCTAGTCGCGAGCCAGCCGGTCGAGCACCTGCAGAGCTACCTCCAAAACGTCATGAGTCGGGCCGCAAACCGCACCATTCTGTTCGCCACTGCTTCCGATGTCACCGTTGGAGTCTATGTCGGAGCCAACCTACTGAACCCCAGCGTAGCCGGAACCTTCTTCGATTaccttctcgccgtcctcttcgGGCCCGGAATCGCCGACGGAAAGGCAGCCCTGATCCAGGCATGCGACGGCCGCAGCGGTGACCAGATCTTCGGTCTCATCGCTGCCTCCACCCCGGACTTTACCACAGTTCACGACGCCGTCGCTCGGTGGTCCAACGGCCAGTGTGTCGATACATCCTCTTACCCAGAGGTCTTTGACGTCGATCCTGAGCCCATCGACATGGTTGACTCCAACACCTCCCTGACGCTTTCCAGCGGCGCCCGGGTTGGCTTGAGTAACTCGACCGACAAGAAGAACGTGACGTCGCCGGCAGTCCGGGGCCTGCTCCTCGCCCGAGCCGACTGCCGCACCATCGACGTCAAGAGTGGTGACGACTGCGGCAAACTAGTGACGCGCTGTGGCGGCGGTATGACGGCCGCAGACCTTTACAAGTACAACCCCAAATCGACCCTGTGCTCGACGCTGCAGCCGGGCCAGCTGATTTGCTGCTCGGCCGGGACTCTTCCCaaaccaacaacaccacagCCCAACCCGGACGGATCGTGCCGGACCCAGAAAGtggacgacggtgacgactGCGGCAAGCTAGTGGCgcgatgcggcggcggcctcacTGCAGCGCAGTTCTACCAATACAACACCAAGTCCGGTCTATGCGCGACGCTGCAGCCTGGCCAGCACGTCTGCTGTACGCCCGGAAAGCTCCCCGACCTACGACCCAAGAAGAACGCGGACGGATCCTGCTTTGCCTACAAGATCCAAGACGGCGACTTCTGCGCCAAGGTGGCGGCTGCTAATGGCTTGActgtcgacgagctcgagaagctcaacaAGGAGACCTGGGGTATGTGTAATCCGTCATTATAGCTCCCAAACTttgtcttcctcatcttcttctgcttgaATTTTTTCTTCGGTCTCTTCCTTCTACCATTCCTACTTCTGCTTCTCTTCAGGCTGGTGGGAGGTGCTCTGCTACCCACAATCAGCCAGCCATCCTGCCACCAGATATCTGCCTTACTGCACCGTTGTACTTTTTGACACCAGTTTAATTACAGGCTGGAACGGATGCGAGAACGGCTTCTGGCCTGATAACTGGATCTGCCTGAGTGAAGGCACGCCGCCATTTCCTGCTCCTATCGCCAATGCAGTCTGCGGCCCCCAGAAGCCCGGCTCGACCAAGCCGAGCGGATCAACCTCGCGAGATTGGGCCAAGATGAACCAGTGTCCGCTCAACTCGTGCTGCAACATTGTGAGTGGGTATCTAATGTCTACTTGTCTACCTTACGGTCAGAGGAAGAGGAATAACTGACACTCACACACCACCCAGTGGGGACAATGTGGCACGACCGAAGACTTTTGCATCGACACCAACACCGGCCCCCCTGGAACAGCCAAGAAGAACACGTACGGCTGCATTTCCAACTGCGGAATGAGCATCGTTCAGAGCGGCCCACCAGCGCAGTTCATCAAGCTCGGCTACTTCGAGGGATTCAACCTAGGCCGGAACTGCCTCAACATGGACGCTACCCAGATCGACCCATCGTTCACGCATGTTCACTTTGCCTTTGGCATGATTGACGACGATTTCAACGTCTACCATGAAGACGAACTAGCCGAGTTCCAGTTCCAGCAGTTCAAGAAGCTGCGCGGGCCCAAGCGAATCATCTCCTTTGGCGGCTGGgtcttctcggccgaggtgccGTTCTATCATATCTTCCGCAACGGCGTCAAGCCCGAGAATCGCGAGAAGCTGGCAGACAACCTGGTCAATTACGTGGTTGACAATGGCCTGGACGGGCTCGACATTGACTGGGAGTATCCGTCGGCCCCCAatctcggcgagggcgtgcCGGAGGGTGATCCCTCCGAGGCCTTGAACTACCTACGTCTACTGTCCAGACTGCGAGCCAAGCTGCCGAAAGACAAGTCGCTATCGATCGCAGCCCCAGCCTCTCACTGGTATCTCAAACAGTTTCCCATCAAGGCCATGTCTGAGCTACTTGATTACATTGTATACATGACCTACGACCTGCACGGCCAGTGGGATGCTGGAAACAAGTGGGCTACGCCTGGTTGCCCGACCGGTAACTGTCTACGTAGCCACGTGAACCGGACTGAGACAATGAACACTCTGGTGCGTATACTGTAGTCTCCTTTCCTCCCTC from the Colletotrichum destructivum chromosome 10, complete sequence genome contains:
- a CDS encoding Putative glycoside hydrolase family 18, catalytic domain, glycosyl hydrolase family 18 (GH18) active, which gives rise to MVRAGQRYFLPLVGSLFYRGGISQQDLCPTTCVVSGPDPANWTTVGEFGQLQACKKPLVLDFSVTIPVTEKQPIRACNVFANDFYAGPVEPPASGGTEDIAPIMAWTPAGSETETGGLVASQPVEHLQSYLQNVMSRAANRTILFATASDVTVGVYVGANLLNPSVAGTFFDYLLAVLFGPGIADGKAALIQACDGRSGDQIFGLIAASTPDFTTVHDAVARWSNGQCVDTSSYPEVFDVDPEPIDMVDSNTSLTLSSGARVGLSNSTDKKNVTSPAVRGLLLARADCRTIDVKSGDDCGKLVTRCGGGMTAADLYKYNPKSTLCSTLQPGQLICCSAGTLPKPTTPQPNPDGSCRTQKVDDGDDCGKLVARCGGGLTAAQFYQYNTKSGLCATLQPGQHVCCTPGKLPDLRPKKNADGSCFAYKIQDGDFCAKVAAANGLTVDELEKLNKETWGWNGCENGFWPDNWICLSEGTPPFPAPIANAVCGPQKPGSTKPSGSTSRDWAKMNQCPLNSCCNIWGQCGTTEDFCIDTNTGPPGTAKKNTYGCISNCGMSIVQSGPPAQFIKLGYFEGFNLGRNCLNMDATQIDPSFTHVHFAFGMIDDDFNVYHEDELAEFQFQQFKKLRGPKRIISFGGWVFSAEVPFYHIFRNGVKPENREKLADNLVNYVVDNGLDGLDIDWEYPSAPNLGEGVPEGDPSEALNYLRLLSRLRAKLPKDKSLSIAAPASHWYLKQFPIKAMSELLDYIVYMTYDLHGQWDAGNKWATPGCPTGNCLRSHVNRTETMNTLVMITKAGVPSNKVLVGVSSYGRSFQMANPSCTGPNCLYTGDRLTSYARKGRCTDTAGYISNAEIDEIKGRSWLDAESNSRIMVDGDLWVAYMDDSLKDSRTQMYKRYNMGGTIDWAVDLVKFHDPPKLLPDGVNLGLSWASIKANVRMGESATCNPSARTGTWVDKQCTHDAVGDNTKMTPKARWDALDCKSGWNDIVRRWQGCDFREGGKEDFSEHIASYLSAPSRPRCNDLGQASSCGVMQCAAHNTPETNPERKTGACAYELWNGLAEIHTILRNYYYSLESTGNSLARRKDTFIETFAPKPDDDSKIFDLFLTLMPIPLTAAVPRFFGSALASMKYFSGATGGDRRAAWEAGTITMVGTAFSIAKDALDSASSAREEIAFNDIFDKIITNWKAQVNRLVAQIFNGSPESVKLLSALVSDGKMIQGEEDQPANGYTGEYTKSWEDSKYIERAFYALAIPVLWAADRPTPFILDFGDSCVIDATKYFEERADKYNAGWRCPNGHSYILAGVDDEPKGCPHANLRLCLLPRNRNFFKILKGIDELKEPGQDRWGKITVDDLIIGAVNTYKKNNGRNVMDPAKSMTDPADIQRLQNVASQDIRLGGFQHIPICGPEEARANLLKGRKAYGDSPNYPCNP